In Methylobacterium aquaticum, the following are encoded in one genomic region:
- the bchO gene encoding alpha/beta fold hydrolase BchO gives MLTAMASTDQRPAFARTGRDWPNREASRFVTAGGLTWHVQEAGEGPVLLLVHGTGAATHSWRGLLPLLARDFRVIAPDLPGHGFTDPLPTPSLPRMARALAELLRVLDVQPQVAVGHSAGAAILARLCLDGGLAPRLLVGLNAALKPFPGMAGFIFPAMARALFINPVTPRVFAWSADRAAVERLIHGTGSTLDRTGLDLYRRLFQTPGHVAGALGMMAHWDLVPLDRDLPRLAGPLLLIVGGQDRTIAPDVSFGLADRLGVRARVELLRGLGHLAHEEKPEVAAELIRAGAEREGVLG, from the coding sequence ATGCTGACGGCGATGGCGTCCACCGACCAAAGGCCCGCCTTCGCGCGGACGGGCCGCGACTGGCCCAATCGCGAGGCGAGCCGCTTCGTCACCGCCGGCGGCCTGACCTGGCACGTGCAGGAGGCGGGCGAGGGGCCTGTGCTGCTTCTCGTCCACGGCACGGGGGCAGCGACCCATTCCTGGCGCGGGCTGCTGCCGCTGCTCGCCCGCGACTTCCGGGTGATCGCCCCCGACCTGCCGGGCCACGGCTTCACCGATCCGCTGCCCACGCCCTCGCTGCCGCGCATGGCCCGGGCACTCGCCGAGTTGCTGCGCGTTCTCGACGTTCAGCCTCAGGTCGCGGTCGGCCATTCCGCGGGAGCGGCGATCCTGGCGCGGCTCTGCCTCGACGGCGGGCTGGCGCCGCGCCTCCTGGTCGGGCTCAACGCGGCGCTCAAGCCCTTCCCGGGCATGGCCGGCTTCATCTTCCCGGCGATGGCCCGCGCGCTGTTCATCAATCCGGTGACGCCGCGGGTCTTCGCCTGGTCGGCCGACCGGGCGGCGGTGGAACGGCTGATCCACGGCACCGGCTCGACCCTCGACCGGACCGGCCTCGACCTCTACCGGCGCCTGTTCCAGACCCCCGGCCACGTCGCGGGCGCGCTCGGCATGATGGCGCATTGGGACCTCGTTCCCCTCGACCGCGACCTGCCCCGCCTCGCGGGTCCGCTCCTGCTGATCGTCGGCGGCCAGGACCGCACCATCGCCCCCGACGTGTCGTTCGGCCTTGCCGACCGCCTCGGCGTCCGAGCCCGGGTCGAATTGCTGCGCGGCCTCGGGCACCTGGCCCACGAGGAGAAGCCGGAGGTGGCGGCGGAGCTGATCCGGGCCGGGGCGGAGCGGGAAGGGGTTTTGGGCTGA
- a CDS encoding VWA domain-containing protein, protein MSAAPDAIWIQACLAASLVARDPAGTGIVLRARPGPVREAWLDRLRRLLPEGTPATRLPVGIADDALLGGLDLPATLAQGRPVAQAGLLARSHGGVIVVPMAERLAPGTAARIAQSLDTGLVEVARDGIATRHAAQVGLVLLDEGEGEDEAVPACLADRVAFHLDLDGVPVSALAAAPPVSDPAAPRAHPGNMTERSIRAAGLSHPEPHPEVPRQRPRRRAPDISETSGGLLRGSHALAPQDEVPGGSGDRRWLDVSGVSPDAGRTEVPPEPDAADTLCTLALRLGIASLRAPLLALRVARLHAALAGRDAVEDPDLALAAALVLAPRARCWPQEVQETPDQPAEPPPETSDEAGESSVSCGEESGEDRILAAAAASLPPGLLARLLAGADPRTRSPGAGRAGAAATAQRGRPVGARPGDPRRGRLALIETLRAAAPWQRLRRGAGEARLRITADDLRIRRLVQKRETTTIFAVDASGSAALERLAEAKGAVESLLAECYVRRDRVALVAFRGRGADLLLVPTRSLVRAKRALASLPGGGGTPLAAGIEAAGRLAAAERRGGRSPVVLLLTDGRANVDRSGAPGRAQAAADALAAARVLAAEGTRALVIDTAARPQDSARALAAAMAARYLAMPQADAARLTRAVREAAPAC, encoded by the coding sequence GTGAGCGCCGCGCCGGACGCGATCTGGATCCAGGCCTGCCTGGCGGCGTCCCTCGTCGCACGCGATCCGGCCGGAACGGGCATCGTGCTGCGCGCCCGGCCCGGCCCGGTGCGCGAGGCCTGGCTCGACCGCCTGCGCCGCCTCCTCCCCGAAGGGACTCCCGCGACGCGCCTGCCGGTGGGAATCGCCGACGACGCGCTGCTCGGCGGGCTCGACCTGCCGGCGACCCTGGCCCAGGGGCGGCCGGTGGCGCAAGCGGGCCTGCTTGCCCGCAGCCATGGCGGCGTGATCGTGGTGCCGATGGCCGAGCGGCTGGCCCCCGGCACCGCGGCGCGGATCGCGCAAAGTCTCGATACCGGCCTCGTCGAGGTCGCCCGGGACGGGATCGCGACCCGGCACGCGGCGCAGGTCGGCCTCGTGCTCCTCGACGAGGGAGAGGGCGAGGACGAGGCCGTGCCGGCCTGCCTTGCCGATCGCGTGGCGTTTCACCTCGACCTCGATGGGGTGCCGGTGAGCGCCCTCGCGGCTGCGCCGCCGGTGTCGGACCCGGCCGCGCCTCGGGCGCACCCAGGCAACATGACGGAGCGGTCCATCCGCGCCGCCGGACTCTCCCACCCGGAACCTCATCCTGAGGTGCCGCGCCAGCGGCCTCGAAGGAGGGCTCCAGATATCTCAGAGACGTCTGGAGGCCTCCTTCGAGGCTCGCATGCGCTCGCACCTCAGGATGAGGTTCCGGGTGGGAGTGGAGATCGCCGCTGGCTTGACGTCAGCGGCGTCTCCCCTGATGCGGGCCGGACCGAGGTCCCGCCCGAGCCCGACGCCGCCGACACGCTCTGCACTCTCGCATTGCGCCTTGGGATCGCGTCCTTGCGGGCGCCGCTCCTGGCCTTGCGGGTGGCGCGGCTGCACGCGGCCCTGGCCGGACGGGATGCGGTCGAGGATCCCGATCTGGCGCTTGCCGCCGCCCTAGTGCTCGCGCCCCGGGCGCGTTGCTGGCCGCAGGAGGTGCAAGAGACGCCGGACCAGCCAGCCGAGCCACCGCCGGAGACAAGCGACGAGGCCGGCGAATCCTCCGTCTCCTGCGGCGAGGAAAGCGGCGAGGATCGCATCCTCGCCGCCGCGGCGGCGAGCCTGCCGCCCGGCCTCCTCGCCCGGCTGCTTGCTGGCGCCGATCCCCGCACCCGCAGCCCGGGCGCCGGCCGGGCGGGCGCCGCCGCCACGGCGCAGAGGGGTCGCCCGGTCGGCGCGCGTCCCGGCGATCCGCGCCGCGGGCGCCTCGCCCTGATCGAGACCCTGCGCGCCGCCGCCCCCTGGCAGCGCCTGCGCCGGGGCGCGGGCGAGGCGCGCCTGCGCATCACGGCCGACGACCTGCGCATCCGCCGGCTGGTGCAGAAGCGCGAGACCACCACGATCTTTGCGGTCGATGCCTCCGGCTCCGCCGCCCTCGAACGCCTGGCCGAGGCCAAGGGCGCGGTCGAATCGCTGCTCGCCGAGTGCTACGTCCGGCGCGACCGGGTCGCCCTGGTGGCCTTCCGGGGCCGCGGCGCCGACCTGCTGCTGGTCCCGACCCGCTCGCTGGTGCGGGCCAAGCGCGCGCTGGCGTCCCTGCCGGGCGGCGGCGGCACCCCGCTCGCGGCCGGGATCGAGGCGGCGGGCCGGCTCGCCGCCGCCGAGCGCCGCGGCGGCCGAAGCCCGGTCGTGCTGCTCCTCACCGACGGCCGGGCCAATGTCGACCGCTCTGGCGCCCCGGGGCGGGCGCAGGCCGCGGCCGATGCCCTTGCGGCGGCTCGGGTCCTCGCGGCCGAGGGCACGCGGGCGCTCGTGATCGACACCGCGGCGCGCCCGCAGGATTCCGCCCGGGCGCTCGCCGCCGCGATGGCGGCGCGCTACCTGGCGATGCCGCAGGCCGACGCCGCGCGCCTGACGAGGGCCGTGCGCGAGGCCGCCCCCGCATGCTGA
- a CDS encoding Pls/PosA family non-ribosomal peptide synthetase yields the protein MNHTAGTVRTPTGTSQPAVPPAGAAVLRGPVRPDLLRDEVLAEIFRDTARARPGHTALVDAASGSDQASRTRLSYAEVNERSDAIAAGLAARGIGPGDVVGLWMARSPDLLVAQIGITKAGAAWLPFDAEAPADRVAVCLKDAEAKALVTSAALKDKAPTEACPALTPDEVAAQASGPAPDLRAAGLTPEHPAYLIYTSGSTGVPKGIVISHRNICHFLRSANDLYGVTGDDVVFQGASVAFDLSMEEIWVPYLAGATLFVASPAQMGDAEALPDILIEAGITVLDTVPTLLGLMTKDVPALRLILLGGEALPEPLIARWATPNRKLFNTYGPTEATVVATAAEMKPGDPVTIGGPIANYTAYIADEALNLVGPGVQGELLIGGPGIARGYLARPELTAEKFVANPYGGDGSDPVLYRSGDAVSLDHAGRIVFHGRIDDQVKVRGFRVELGEIESRIRVQPGIASAAVVLRQDDGVDRLVAFVVPERGVEFDRGRLRSALAETMPPYMIPAHFEVVDGLPVLAASGKVDRKALRAAPLAVVETSGEQEEPRDETEAALLAAAHTVFGNQPIPFEADFFGDLGGHSLLAARFVSAVRTVPALAAITLQDVYNGRTLRAMSETLIARTGGAGAAIATHDLSFEPPPLMRRFLCGLAQAAVLPFVIALATAQWLGIFVTYLLITGGELGFFAEMAVLLLVYIGLNAATALIAIAVKWLVLGRTKPGRYPLWGTYYFRWWLTQRLTPLVHVKWLQGSPMIRIYLRLLGAKVGEDALISDIEIGAPDLVSIGRGASLGGRLTLANAEVVGNELVIGRVSIGDDVAIGTSCVVGYDTRIEDHAELADLTTVPSGTVVGRAEAWDGSPGRKVGMVDLSDVQPELEVSRERRAVFFAIYAVLLAAIPAVGLLPIFPAFYIFDQISDTLATMTDVDYHWYLPFLTWPTAMLMTAGTVGLIAGIRWLVLPRLKAGSYSIHSGVYLRKWAVALAAEVTLETLSSLFATVYMRAWYRLMGAGMGQGAEISTNLAGRYDLAEVGPRNFIADEVVYGEEEVRRGVMELHPVRTGARVFVGNDAVVPPGAIIPDDVLIGIKSKPPANDRMAPGETWFGSPPIKLPVRQKVDLGQAQTFEPGIWPRVRRGVFEAFTSSFSPMLFITFAILAIDFVFYPAILAGDWSGLALSFVATSVVIAVLQTLVVIAVKWLLMGRYVPGMHPMWSWWAMRTEAVAVMYWGLAGKVLLEHLMGTPFLPWVLRLFGTRTGEGICMLATDITEFDCVTIGDFASINRMSALQTHLYEDRVMKVGRVEVGRGVSVGAFATVLYDTKVGDYAQLRPLTIVMKGESIPANSRWEGAPAVPVVHQAIAAE from the coding sequence ATGAACCACACCGCCGGGACCGTCCGCACGCCCACCGGGACGAGCCAGCCGGCCGTCCCGCCCGCAGGCGCGGCGGTGCTCCGCGGTCCCGTGCGGCCGGACCTCCTCCGGGACGAGGTGCTGGCCGAGATCTTTCGCGACACCGCCCGGGCCCGGCCCGGCCACACCGCCCTCGTCGACGCGGCGAGCGGCTCAGACCAGGCGTCGCGCACCCGCCTGTCCTATGCCGAGGTGAACGAGCGCTCCGACGCGATCGCCGCCGGCCTCGCGGCGCGCGGGATCGGGCCCGGCGACGTGGTCGGCCTGTGGATGGCGCGCTCGCCCGACCTGCTGGTGGCGCAGATCGGCATCACCAAGGCCGGTGCCGCCTGGCTGCCCTTCGACGCCGAGGCGCCCGCCGACCGGGTCGCGGTCTGCCTGAAGGATGCCGAGGCCAAGGCCCTGGTGACCTCCGCCGCCCTCAAGGACAAGGCGCCGACCGAGGCCTGCCCGGCCCTGACGCCCGACGAGGTCGCCGCCCAAGCGAGCGGCCCGGCGCCGGACCTGCGCGCGGCCGGCCTCACCCCCGAGCACCCGGCCTACCTGATCTACACCTCGGGCTCGACCGGCGTGCCGAAGGGCATCGTCATCAGCCACCGCAACATCTGCCACTTCCTGCGCTCGGCCAACGACCTCTACGGGGTCACCGGCGACGACGTGGTGTTCCAGGGCGCCTCCGTCGCCTTCGATCTCTCGATGGAGGAGATCTGGGTTCCGTACCTCGCCGGCGCGACCCTGTTCGTGGCGAGCCCGGCCCAGATGGGCGATGCCGAGGCCCTGCCCGACATCCTGATCGAGGCCGGCATCACCGTGCTCGACACGGTGCCGACGCTCCTCGGGCTGATGACCAAGGACGTGCCCGCCTTGCGGCTGATCCTGCTCGGCGGCGAGGCGCTGCCCGAGCCGCTCATCGCCCGCTGGGCGACGCCGAACCGCAAGCTCTTCAACACCTACGGGCCGACCGAGGCGACGGTGGTGGCGACCGCCGCCGAGATGAAGCCGGGCGACCCCGTCACCATCGGCGGGCCGATCGCCAACTACACCGCCTACATCGCCGACGAGGCCTTGAACCTCGTCGGGCCCGGCGTGCAGGGCGAGCTGCTGATCGGCGGGCCCGGCATCGCCAGGGGCTACCTCGCCCGGCCGGAGCTGACGGCGGAGAAGTTCGTCGCCAACCCCTATGGCGGCGACGGTTCGGACCCGGTGCTCTACCGTTCCGGCGACGCGGTCTCGCTGGACCATGCCGGCCGCATCGTCTTCCACGGCCGCATCGACGACCAGGTGAAGGTCCGCGGCTTCCGGGTCGAGCTCGGCGAGATCGAATCGCGGATCCGGGTCCAGCCCGGCATCGCCTCCGCCGCGGTGGTTTTGCGCCAGGATGACGGGGTCGACCGGCTCGTCGCCTTCGTGGTGCCCGAGCGGGGGGTGGAGTTCGATCGCGGCCGGCTGCGTTCGGCGCTCGCCGAGACGATGCCGCCCTACATGATCCCGGCGCATTTCGAGGTGGTAGACGGCCTGCCCGTGCTCGCCGCCTCCGGTAAGGTCGACCGCAAGGCCCTGCGGGCGGCTCCCCTCGCCGTGGTCGAGACCTCCGGCGAGCAGGAGGAGCCCCGCGACGAGACGGAAGCCGCGCTGCTCGCCGCCGCCCACACGGTGTTCGGCAACCAGCCGATCCCGTTCGAGGCCGATTTCTTCGGCGATCTCGGCGGGCACTCGCTGCTCGCCGCCCGCTTCGTCTCGGCGGTGCGCACGGTGCCGGCGCTCGCCGCCATCACCCTCCAGGACGTCTATAACGGCCGCACGCTGCGTGCCATGTCCGAGACCCTGATCGCGCGGACCGGCGGCGCCGGCGCAGCGATCGCGACCCACGACCTCTCCTTCGAGCCGCCGCCGCTGATGCGGCGCTTCCTGTGCGGCCTCGCGCAGGCCGCGGTGCTGCCCTTCGTCATCGCGCTCGCCACCGCGCAGTGGCTCGGCATCTTCGTCACCTACCTGCTCATCACCGGCGGCGAGCTCGGCTTCTTCGCCGAGATGGCGGTGCTGCTGCTGGTCTATATCGGCCTCAACGCGGCCACCGCCCTCATCGCCATCGCGGTGAAGTGGCTGGTGCTCGGGCGCACGAAACCGGGGCGCTACCCGCTCTGGGGCACCTATTACTTCCGCTGGTGGCTGACCCAGCGCCTGACGCCGCTGGTCCACGTCAAGTGGCTCCAGGGCTCGCCGATGATCCGCATCTACCTGCGGCTGCTCGGGGCCAAGGTCGGCGAGGACGCGCTGATCTCCGACATCGAGATCGGGGCGCCGGACCTCGTCAGCATCGGGCGCGGCGCCTCGCTCGGCGGCCGGCTGACGCTGGCCAATGCCGAGGTGGTCGGCAACGAACTCGTCATTGGCCGCGTCTCGATCGGCGACGACGTCGCCATCGGAACGTCCTGCGTCGTCGGCTACGACACCCGGATCGAGGACCACGCGGAACTCGCCGACCTCACCACCGTGCCGTCGGGCACCGTGGTCGGCCGCGCCGAGGCCTGGGACGGCTCGCCGGGCCGCAAGGTCGGCATGGTCGATCTCTCGGACGTGCAGCCGGAGCTCGAGGTCTCGCGCGAGCGCCGCGCCGTGTTCTTCGCGATCTACGCCGTGCTGCTGGCGGCGATCCCGGCGGTGGGCCTGCTGCCGATCTTCCCGGCCTTCTACATCTTCGACCAGATCAGCGACACGCTGGCGACGATGACCGACGTGGACTACCACTGGTACCTGCCGTTCCTGACCTGGCCGACGGCGATGCTGATGACCGCCGGCACGGTCGGGCTGATCGCCGGCATCCGCTGGCTCGTGCTGCCGCGGCTCAAGGCCGGCAGCTACTCGATCCACAGCGGCGTCTACCTGCGCAAATGGGCGGTGGCGCTCGCCGCCGAGGTGACGCTGGAAACCCTCTCGTCGCTCTTCGCCACGGTCTACATGCGGGCCTGGTACCGGCTGATGGGCGCCGGGATGGGCCAGGGCGCCGAGATCTCCACCAACCTCGCCGGCCGCTACGACCTCGCGGAAGTGGGCCCGCGCAACTTCATCGCCGACGAGGTCGTCTACGGCGAGGAGGAGGTGCGCCGCGGCGTGATGGAGCTGCATCCGGTGCGCACCGGCGCCCGGGTCTTCGTCGGCAACGACGCGGTGGTGCCGCCCGGAGCCATCATCCCGGACGACGTGCTCATCGGCATCAAGTCGAAGCCGCCGGCCAACGACCGCATGGCGCCCGGCGAGACCTGGTTCGGCTCGCCGCCGATCAAGCTGCCGGTCCGCCAGAAGGTCGATCTCGGCCAGGCCCAGACCTTCGAGCCCGGGATCTGGCCGCGGGTCCGCCGCGGCGTGTTCGAGGCCTTCACCTCCTCGTTCTCGCCGATGCTGTTCATCACCTTCGCCATCCTGGCGATCGATTTCGTGTTCTACCCGGCGATCCTCGCCGGCGACTGGTCGGGCCTCGCCCTCAGCTTCGTCGCCACCAGCGTGGTCATCGCGGTGCTGCAGACGCTCGTGGTCATCGCGGTCAAGTGGCTGCTGATGGGCCGCTACGTGCCCGGCATGCACCCGATGTGGTCGTGGTGGGCGATGCGGACCGAGGCGGTGGCAGTCATGTACTGGGGCTTGGCCGGAAAGGTGCTGCTCGAGCACCTGATGGGCACGCCGTTCCTGCCCTGGGTGCTGCGGCTGTTCGGCACCCGCACTGGCGAGGGCATCTGCATGCTCGCCACCGACATCACCGAGTTCGACTGCGTCACCATCGGCGACTTCGCCTCGATCAACCGGATGTCGGCCCTCCAGACCCACCTCTACGAGGACCGGGTGATGAAGGTCGGCCGGGTCGAGGTCGGCCGCGGCGTCAGCGTCGGCGCCTTCGCGACGGTGCTCTACGACACCAAGGTCGGCGACTACGCCCAGCTGCGCCCCCTCACCATCGTGATGAAGGGCGAGAGCATCCCGGCCAATTCCCGCTGGGAAGGCGCGCCGGCGGTGCCGGTGGTGCATCAGGCGATCGCGGCGGAGTAG
- the bchI gene encoding magnesium chelatase ATPase subunit I has translation MRRALLIAAVDPAIGGVLVFGDRGTGKSTAVRALAALLPPMRAVAGCAYACDPVDAASLCPACAARRGQGLTVKTVPVPVVDLPLGATEDRVVGALDIGRALGAGEKAFEPGLLARANRGFLYIDEVNLLEDHLVDLLLDVAASGVNTVEREGLSLRHPARFVLVGSGNPEEGELRPQLLDRFGLAVTVTTPTDLATRVAIVRRRDAYERDPAGFAAEWAAEEARLGQAILSARAGLPEVTVPDAVLEAAARLCLALGTDGLRGELTLMRTARAQASLDGAETVTLDHLRAVAPSCLSHRLRRNPLDEAGSEARIDRALGEVLG, from the coding sequence ATGCGGCGCGCGCTGCTGATCGCCGCGGTCGATCCGGCGATCGGCGGGGTGCTGGTCTTCGGCGATCGCGGCACCGGCAAGTCCACCGCCGTCCGGGCGCTCGCCGCCCTGCTGCCGCCGATGCGGGCCGTGGCCGGCTGCGCCTATGCCTGCGATCCGGTCGATGCCGCCTCCCTCTGCCCGGCCTGCGCGGCGCGGCGGGGCCAGGGGCTGACGGTCAAGACCGTGCCGGTGCCGGTGGTCGACCTGCCGCTCGGCGCCACCGAGGACCGGGTCGTCGGGGCGCTCGATATCGGCCGGGCGCTCGGGGCCGGCGAGAAGGCGTTCGAGCCGGGGCTGCTCGCCCGCGCCAATCGGGGGTTTCTCTACATCGACGAGGTCAACCTGCTCGAGGACCACCTCGTCGACCTGCTCCTCGACGTGGCCGCCTCGGGCGTCAACACCGTCGAGCGCGAGGGCCTGAGCCTGCGCCACCCGGCCCGCTTCGTCCTCGTCGGCAGCGGCAACCCGGAGGAGGGTGAATTGCGCCCGCAACTCCTCGACCGGTTCGGCCTCGCCGTCACGGTGACGACGCCGACCGATCTCGCGACCCGGGTCGCGATCGTGCGCCGCCGCGACGCCTACGAACGCGACCCCGCCGGCTTCGCGGCCGAGTGGGCGGCGGAAGAGGCGCGGCTGGGACAGGCGATCCTGTCGGCGCGGGCGGGCCTGCCCGAGGTGACCGTGCCGGACGCAGTGCTGGAGGCGGCGGCCCGCCTCTGCCTCGCGCTCGGCACCGACGGTTTGCGCGGCGAGCTCACCCTGATGCGCACCGCCCGGGCCCAGGCGAGCCTCGACGGGGCCGAGACCGTGACCCTCGACCACCTGCGCGCGGTCGCCCCGAGCTGCCTGAGCCACCGCCTGCGCCGCAACCCCCTCGACGAGGCGGGCTCCGAGGCCCGGATCGACCGGGCGCTCGGCGAGGTTCTCGGGTGA